From Streptomyces durmitorensis, a single genomic window includes:
- a CDS encoding DUF4442 domain-containing protein, whose protein sequence is MSADQMSIGEMLAATVPMARTLNLEFRETTPEKAVVALPDQAEYHNHVGGPHAGAMFTLGESASGAIVLAAFGDQLSRAVPLAVRADIAYRKLAMGSVTATATLGRPAAEVVAELDAGQRPEFPVAIAIQREDGAVTGEMTVVWTLRPNN, encoded by the coding sequence ATGAGCGCTGACCAGATGTCGATAGGCGAGATGCTCGCCGCAACCGTGCCGATGGCCCGGACCCTGAACCTCGAGTTCCGTGAGACCACGCCCGAGAAGGCCGTGGTCGCCCTGCCCGACCAGGCCGAGTACCACAACCACGTCGGCGGGCCGCACGCCGGCGCCATGTTCACGCTGGGGGAGTCGGCGAGCGGTGCGATCGTGCTCGCCGCGTTCGGGGACCAGCTCTCGCGGGCCGTGCCGCTCGCCGTGCGCGCCGACATCGCGTACAGGAAGCTCGCCATGGGGTCGGTGACCGCCACCGCGACCCTCGGCCGCCCGGCCGCCGAGGTCGTCGCCGAGCTGGACGCGGGACAGCGGCCCGAGTTCCCGGTGGCGATCGCGATCCAGCGCGAGGACGGCGCCGTGACCGGCGAGATGACGGTCGTGTGGACGCTGCGTCCCAATAACTGA
- a CDS encoding carboxylesterase/lipase family protein, which produces MSRTTRTGRSSAGRRGAGRARRAASAFVAMAAAAAAMLTPHAAQATGQATAQEDAPRTGGGTLVRTDAGWLRGEATAEGRQFLGIPYARQPVGALRWKEPRPAKSWQGVRGATSFGNRCVQSASWDPGYENPSHTEDCLDLNVYAPDGQHKKRPVMVWLHGGGLTAGAGEDIVPDAFARRTGTVVVTVNYRLGAMGFLAGQSLDGEASDRVSGNYGMLDQQAALRWVRANIGSFGGDRQRVTIAGESAGGRSVCTQLASPTAKGLYRAGIVQSGAYGDCAAREREEALTQGAAFAKKAGCPDAATALACLRKKPAADILAAQAGFDWGPVAGGDFLPVQPEEAYQDGSASRVPVLNGANSDEGRLFAYGQFDGQGKPLTEEQYPGALTQMYGADLGAKVLERYPVSEHASPTHAYAAAQGDMMFACTALRMDRSLAGRGPVYAYEFADRTSPPFASIREAGKTFDFGATHVNEVQYLFKHFGLATPLNAEQRTLARQMVQYWGSFIHGGAPRADGQPTAPDQRTRPGTVLSLRTASAGGNELSTAVAREHRCDLWDREDREGSAPADAG; this is translated from the coding sequence ATGAGCCGCACGACAAGAACAGGTCGAAGCAGCGCGGGAAGACGCGGAGCGGGCCGGGCGCGGCGCGCCGCGTCCGCCTTCGTCGCCATGGCGGCAGCCGCCGCGGCGATGCTCACCCCGCACGCCGCGCAGGCCACCGGGCAGGCCACCGCGCAGGAGGACGCGCCCCGCACGGGCGGCGGCACGCTCGTCCGCACGGACGCGGGCTGGCTGCGCGGTGAAGCCACCGCCGAAGGGAGGCAGTTCCTCGGTATCCCGTACGCGCGGCAGCCCGTCGGCGCCCTGCGCTGGAAGGAGCCCAGGCCCGCCAAGTCCTGGCAGGGCGTGCGCGGTGCGACCTCCTTCGGCAACCGGTGTGTGCAGAGCGCGAGTTGGGACCCCGGGTACGAGAACCCCAGCCATACCGAGGACTGCCTCGACCTCAATGTCTACGCACCCGACGGGCAGCACAAGAAGCGTCCCGTCATGGTCTGGCTGCACGGCGGCGGGCTGACCGCGGGCGCGGGCGAGGACATCGTGCCCGACGCCTTCGCCCGGCGCACCGGCACCGTGGTCGTGACCGTCAACTACCGCCTCGGCGCGATGGGGTTCCTCGCCGGGCAGAGCCTCGACGGCGAGGCGTCCGACCGCGTCTCGGGCAATTACGGCATGCTCGACCAGCAGGCGGCCCTGCGCTGGGTGCGCGCCAACATCGGTTCGTTCGGCGGCGACCGGCAGCGCGTCACCATCGCGGGCGAGTCGGCCGGCGGCCGCTCCGTCTGCACCCAGCTCGCCTCGCCCACCGCCAAGGGCCTCTACCGCGCGGGCATCGTGCAGAGCGGCGCCTACGGGGACTGCGCGGCACGCGAGCGCGAGGAGGCGCTCACGCAGGGCGCGGCCTTCGCGAAGAAGGCGGGCTGTCCGGACGCGGCGACCGCTCTCGCCTGTCTGCGGAAGAAGCCCGCCGCTGACATCCTCGCGGCGCAGGCCGGGTTCGACTGGGGTCCGGTGGCGGGCGGCGACTTCCTGCCGGTCCAGCCCGAGGAGGCGTACCAGGACGGCAGCGCCTCCCGCGTGCCCGTCCTGAACGGGGCGAACAGCGACGAAGGGCGGCTCTTCGCCTACGGGCAGTTCGACGGACAGGGCAAGCCGCTCACCGAGGAGCAGTACCCGGGCGCGCTCACCCAGATGTACGGCGCGGACCTCGGCGCCAAGGTCCTGGAGCGCTATCCGGTGTCCGAGCACGCCTCGCCGACGCACGCGTACGCGGCCGCCCAGGGCGACATGATGTTCGCCTGCACGGCGCTGCGCATGGACCGCTCCCTCGCGGGACGCGGCCCCGTCTACGCCTATGAGTTCGCCGACCGCACCTCGCCGCCCTTCGCCTCGATCCGCGAGGCGGGCAAGACATTCGACTTCGGGGCGACCCACGTCAACGAAGTGCAGTACCTCTTCAAGCACTTCGGGCTGGCGACGCCGCTCAACGCCGAACAGCGGACTCTGGCGCGGCAGATGGTCCAGTACTGGGGCTCCTTCATCCACGGCGGTGCCCCGCGCGCCGACGGCCAGCCCACCGCGCCCGACCAGCGGACCCGGCCCGGCACGGTGCTCTCGCTGCGCACCGCGTCCGCGGGCGGCAACGAGCTGAGCACCGCTGTGGCCCGTGAGCACCGATGTGACCTGTGGGACCGCGAGGACCGCGAGGGTTCCGCCCCGGCCGACGCCGGGTGA
- a CDS encoding DedA family protein, translating into MHVQEWLETVPAVSIYALVGVVIGLESLGIPLPGEIVLVSAALLSSQHGELNPVILGICATAGAIIGDSIGYAIGRKGGRPLLARLERKFPKHFSAANVGSAEQSFQKWGMWAVFFGRFVALLRIFAGPLAGVLRMPYWKFLIANVLGGIVWAGGTTAVIYYIGVVAEDWLKRFSYFGLAIAVLIGVGSMLLVKRRAKKSAAAHSEAEAESGALTAAEPVPVPAAD; encoded by the coding sequence TTGCACGTCCAGGAATGGCTGGAGACCGTACCGGCCGTCAGTATCTACGCGCTGGTCGGCGTGGTCATCGGTCTGGAGAGCCTGGGCATCCCGCTGCCCGGTGAGATCGTCCTCGTCTCGGCGGCGCTGCTCTCCTCGCAGCACGGCGAGCTCAACCCCGTCATCCTGGGGATCTGCGCCACCGCGGGCGCCATCATCGGCGACTCCATCGGGTACGCGATCGGACGCAAGGGCGGCCGGCCACTCCTGGCCCGCCTCGAACGGAAGTTTCCCAAGCACTTCAGCGCCGCGAACGTCGGCAGCGCCGAGCAGTCCTTCCAGAAGTGGGGCATGTGGGCGGTCTTCTTCGGCCGCTTCGTCGCCCTGCTCCGGATCTTCGCGGGGCCGCTGGCCGGCGTCCTTCGCATGCCGTACTGGAAGTTCCTCATCGCCAACGTCCTGGGCGGCATCGTCTGGGCGGGCGGCACCACGGCCGTCATCTACTACATCGGTGTCGTCGCCGAGGACTGGCTCAAGCGGTTCTCGTACTTCGGCCTTGCCATCGCCGTGCTGATCGGCGTCGGCTCCATGCTGCTCGTCAAGCGCCGCGCCAAGAAGTCGGCGGCGGCGCACTCCGAGGCGGAGGCCGAAAGCGGTGCGCTGACGGCGGCCGAGCCGGTTCCCGTCCCGGCCGCCGACTGA
- a CDS encoding gamma carbonic anhydrase family protein — MSHEALVTGIGGKDPKIDQDAFTAPTSVVIGEVTLHAGASAWYGAVLRADGGPIVVGADSNIQDNCSLHVDLGFPMTIGERVSVGHNAVLHGCTVEDDCLIGMGATVLNGAVIGAGSLVAAQALVPQGMVVPPGSLVAGVPAKVRRPLTDEERAGITLNGTMYVELAKAHRDAHAK; from the coding sequence ATGAGCCACGAGGCACTCGTCACCGGGATCGGCGGCAAGGACCCGAAGATCGATCAGGACGCCTTCACCGCGCCCACCTCGGTCGTCATCGGCGAGGTGACGCTGCACGCCGGGGCGAGCGCCTGGTACGGGGCGGTGCTCCGCGCGGACGGCGGGCCCATCGTCGTGGGCGCCGACAGCAACATCCAGGACAACTGCAGCCTCCATGTCGACCTGGGCTTCCCGATGACCATCGGCGAGCGGGTCTCGGTCGGCCACAACGCCGTCCTGCACGGCTGCACGGTCGAGGACGACTGCCTGATCGGCATGGGTGCGACGGTCCTCAACGGCGCGGTGATCGGCGCCGGTTCGCTGGTGGCCGCGCAGGCGCTGGTGCCGCAGGGGATGGTCGTGCCGCCAGGATCACTCGTCGCGGGCGTGCCCGCCAAGGTGCGCAGGCCGCTCACCGACGAGGAGCGCGCGGGCATCACGCTCAACGGCACGATGTACGTCGAGCTCGCCAAGGCCCACCGGGACGCCCACGCCAAGTGA
- a CDS encoding acyltransferase, producing the protein MPKNRNTFSSAVAALRRRATQRAVHAGWAWVQRTGAVTAQRPGRLRFGAIGQDTKLAFPLGTVFGEPWIRIGDHCIIGEQVTLTAGMMPDLDLGPDPILRIGNGVVLGRGSHVIADTTVTIGDDCYFGPTVYVTSTNHSYDDPHTPIGKQWPRMEPVEIGPGCWIGTNAVILPGARLGRNVVVAAGAVVRGDVPDHAVVAGAPARVVRRWDAEAGWQPPLRTPAPVPIPDGVTPEQLLALGELEG; encoded by the coding sequence GTGCCGAAGAACAGGAACACGTTCTCATCCGCGGTCGCCGCCTTGCGGCGCCGCGCGACCCAGCGCGCCGTCCACGCGGGCTGGGCGTGGGTGCAGCGCACGGGCGCCGTCACCGCGCAGCGGCCGGGGCGGCTGCGGTTCGGCGCCATCGGCCAGGACACGAAGCTCGCCTTCCCGCTGGGGACCGTCTTCGGTGAGCCCTGGATCCGCATCGGGGACCACTGCATCATCGGCGAGCAGGTCACCCTCACCGCCGGGATGATGCCCGACCTGGACCTAGGCCCCGACCCGATCCTGCGCATCGGCAACGGCGTCGTGCTCGGCCGCGGCAGCCATGTCATCGCCGACACGACGGTGACGATCGGCGACGACTGCTACTTCGGGCCCACGGTGTACGTGACGTCCACGAACCACTCGTACGACGATCCCCACACGCCCATCGGCAAGCAGTGGCCGCGCATGGAGCCCGTCGAGATCGGCCCCGGCTGCTGGATCGGCACGAACGCGGTGATCCTGCCGGGGGCGAGGCTCGGTCGCAATGTCGTGGTCGCGGCGGGTGCGGTCGTCCGCGGCGATGTTCCCGACCACGCTGTGGTGGCCGGGGCGCCTGCGCGCGTGGTGCGGCGCTGGGACGCGGAGGCCGGGTGGCAGCCGCCGTTGCGTACGCCTGCGCCTGTTCCCATTCCTGACGGGGTCACGCCGGAACAGTTGCTTGCTCTGGGGGAGTTGGAGGGGTAG
- a CDS encoding DMT family transporter: MTALFALATSLMYGLADFGGGLLTRRIPALTVVVASQTIAVIVLGVIVVATGGWTEWGPQLWFAVAAGLLGPVAMLAFYKALAIGPMSVVSPLASVGVVVPVAVGLFLGERPGVPQFAGLTVAIVGIVLAGGPELRGAPVQRQAVLLTLLAAFGFGAVLALIAEASSNLTGLFLALFVQRVTNVAAGGAALFVSVQRGGAALPEGAGMGVLWAALPALAFVGLADVAANGTYSMAAQNGPVTLAAVLSSTYPVITALAARAVLKERLRGIQAAGAGLALVGTVLLAS, from the coding sequence ATGACAGCACTGTTCGCCCTGGCTACCAGCCTGATGTACGGGCTTGCCGACTTCGGCGGCGGACTGCTGACCCGGCGCATCCCCGCGCTCACCGTGGTCGTCGCCTCGCAGACCATCGCCGTGATCGTCCTCGGCGTGATCGTGGTCGCCACGGGAGGCTGGACGGAGTGGGGGCCGCAGCTGTGGTTCGCGGTGGCCGCGGGACTCCTCGGCCCGGTGGCGATGCTCGCCTTCTACAAGGCCCTGGCCATCGGCCCGATGAGCGTCGTCTCACCGCTCGCCTCCGTGGGTGTCGTCGTACCGGTGGCGGTGGGTCTCTTCCTGGGCGAGCGGCCGGGAGTCCCGCAGTTCGCCGGGCTCACCGTCGCCATCGTGGGCATCGTGCTCGCGGGCGGCCCCGAGCTGCGCGGCGCCCCCGTGCAGCGCCAGGCGGTCCTGCTCACCCTGCTCGCGGCCTTCGGCTTCGGCGCGGTCCTCGCCCTGATCGCCGAGGCGTCGAGCAACCTCACCGGCCTGTTCCTCGCCCTGTTCGTGCAGCGCGTGACGAACGTGGCCGCGGGCGGGGCCGCGCTGTTCGTCTCCGTGCAGCGGGGCGGCGCCGCACTCCCCGAGGGGGCGGGCATGGGCGTGCTCTGGGCGGCGCTCCCGGCGCTCGCCTTCGTCGGCCTGGCCGACGTCGCGGCCAACGGCACGTACTCGATGGCCGCCCAGAACGGCCCGGTCACCCTGGCCGCGGTGCTCTCCTCGACCTACCCGGTCATCACCGCACTCGCGGCACGCGCGGTACTGAAGGAACGCCTGCGCGGGATCCAGGCAGCGGGCGCGGGCCTGGCCCTGGTGGGCACGGTACTGCTGGCCAGCTGA
- a CDS encoding helix-turn-helix domain-containing protein: MSDLDQLTQSLARNLKRWRSERGFTLDALAARAGVSRGMIIQIEQARTNPSVGITVKLADALGVSITTLLDYEQGSHVRLVPPEQAVRMWSTEAGSSTTLLVGAEARGPFELWAWKLMPGEGSDSDAHPPGTIELLHVTAGELTLLVDGVEHLVAAGSSATFEANVPHGYHNKGAEPVELTMSVSVPPAHASSY, translated from the coding sequence GTGTCGGACCTCGACCAGCTCACTCAGTCGCTCGCGCGCAACCTCAAGCGCTGGCGCTCGGAACGCGGCTTCACGCTCGACGCGCTCGCGGCCCGCGCGGGCGTCAGCCGCGGCATGATCATCCAGATCGAGCAGGCCAGGACCAACCCCAGCGTCGGCATCACCGTGAAGCTCGCCGACGCCCTGGGCGTCAGCATCACCACCCTCCTCGACTACGAGCAGGGCTCGCATGTCCGGCTCGTGCCGCCCGAGCAGGCGGTGCGGATGTGGTCCACGGAGGCGGGCAGCAGTACGACGCTCCTCGTCGGGGCCGAGGCGCGCGGGCCCTTCGAGCTGTGGGCGTGGAAGCTGATGCCCGGTGAGGGCAGCGACTCCGACGCGCACCCGCCGGGGACCATCGAGCTGCTGCACGTCACGGCGGGTGAGCTGACGCTCCTCGTGGACGGAGTGGAGCATCTGGTGGCCGCGGGGTCGTCCGCGACGTTCGAGGCGAACGTGCCGCACGGCTATCACAACAAGGGCGCCGAGCCGGTCGAGCTGACCATGTCGGTGTCCGTTCCGCCCGCGCACGCCTCGTCCTACTGA
- a CDS encoding YbaK/EbsC family protein, whose amino-acid sequence MRAPMGDFDDVRSAPEALDLLVGPVADAVRGWSGTAPAEQILYVDTDPQWADTATFVEHYGQDILEQSANCVVVAGKRGGEASLAACLVLSTTRVDVNGVVRRQLGARKASFAPMDTATGETGMEYGGITPIGLPADWPLLVDAAVVDLPYVLIGSGRRRGKLIVPGKAFAELPGAVVLEGLGVA is encoded by the coding sequence ATGCGTGCACCCATGGGAGATTTCGACGACGTCCGCTCCGCGCCCGAGGCCCTCGACCTCCTGGTCGGGCCCGTCGCCGACGCCGTGCGCGGCTGGAGCGGGACCGCACCGGCCGAGCAGATCCTGTACGTCGACACCGACCCGCAGTGGGCCGACACCGCCACCTTCGTGGAGCACTACGGCCAGGACATCCTGGAGCAGTCCGCGAACTGCGTCGTCGTCGCGGGCAAGCGCGGCGGCGAGGCCTCGCTCGCCGCGTGTCTGGTCCTCTCCACGACCCGCGTCGACGTGAACGGCGTCGTGCGCCGCCAACTCGGCGCCCGCAAGGCCTCGTTCGCACCCATGGACACGGCGACCGGCGAGACGGGCATGGAGTACGGCGGCATCACCCCGATCGGCCTGCCCGCCGACTGGCCGCTGCTCGTGGACGCCGCCGTCGTCGACCTGCCGTACGTCCTGATCGGCAGCGGCCGCCGCAGGGGCAAGCTCATCGTGCCGGGCAAGGCCTTCGCCGAGCTGCCGGGCGCCGTGGTGCTCGAAGGGCTCGGCGTCGCCTGA